The Chaetodon trifascialis isolate fChaTrf1 chromosome 17, fChaTrf1.hap1, whole genome shotgun sequence genome has a segment encoding these proteins:
- the rrm2b gene encoding ribonucleoside-diphosphate reductase subunit M2 B produces the protein MSSQEMDVRNINGQSDHVKESNGLKDKDPDWQNGSKTEDEPLLRENPRRFVIFPIQYSDMWKMYKQAQASFWTVEEVDLSKDLAHWDRLKPEEKHFISHILAFFAASDGIVNENLVQRFCQEVQVPEARSFYSFQILIETVHSEMYSMLINTYIRDLKERDYLFNAIHTMPCVRRKADWALQWINDKKSTFGERIVAFAAVEGIFFSGSFASIYWLKKRGLMPGLTYSNELISRDEGLHCNFACLLYSYLVKKPSEDRVKDIITKAVSIEQEFLTEALPVDLIGMNCCLMKQYIEFVADRLLADLGLAKVYKAENPFDFMESISLEGKTNFFEKRVAEYQKFGVMSSMMDCEFTLDADF, from the exons ATGTCATCTCAGGAAATGGATGTAAGGAATATAAACGGACAATCTGATCACGTTAAAGAATCG AATGGACTCAAAGATAAAGACCCAGACTGGCAAAATGGTTCAAAGACAGAAGATGAACCTTTGCTCCGAGAAAACCCCAGACGCTTCGTTATCTTCCCCATTCAGTACTCCGACATGTGGAAAATGTACAAGCAAGCTCAGGCCTCTTTCTGGACGGTGGAGGAG GTTGATCTGTCCAAAGACTTGGCACACTGGGACCGGTTGAAACCTGAGGAGAAACACTTCATCTCCCACATTCTGGCCTTTTTTGCTGCAAGCGACGGTATCGTCAACGAGAACCTG GTGCAGAGGTTCTGCCAGGAGGTGCAGGTCCCTGAAGCACGCTCTTTCTACAGCTTCCAGATCCTCATAGAGACTGTTCATTCAGAGATGTACAGCATGCTCATCAACACATACATCAGGGACCTGAAGGAGAG ggacTACTTGTTTAACGCCATTCACACTATGCCTTGTGTGAGACGAAAAGCAGACTGGGCCCTCCAGTGGATAAATGACAAGAAATCCACATTTG GGGAGCGAATTGTGGCCTTTGCAGCAGTGGAGGGAATCTTCTTCTCCGGCTCATTTGCTTCCATCTATTGGCTCAAGAAGAGGGGACTCATGCCTGGCCTTACCTACTCTAATGAGCTCATTAGCAGAGATGAG GGCCTGCACTGTAACTTTGCCTGCCTGCTGTACAGCTACCTGGTGAAGAAGCCATCAGAGGACCGTGTGAAGGACATCATCACCAAAGCTGTTAGCATCGAGCAG GAGTTTTTGACAGAGGCCTTACCAGTGGATCTCATTGGAATGAACTGCTGTCTGATGAAGCAGTACATTGAGTTTGTTGCTGACCGGCTTCTCGCTGACCTTGGACTGGCCAAG GTGTACAAAGCTGAAAATCCATTTGACTTCATGGAGTCCATTTCACTAGAGGGGAAAACCAACTTCTTTGAGAAACGAGTAGCAGAGTATCAAAAATTCGGAGTCATGTCAAGCATGATGGACTGTGAATTCACTCTGGATGCAGACTTCTGA